The Lycium barbarum isolate Lr01 chromosome 9, ASM1917538v2, whole genome shotgun sequence genome has a segment encoding these proteins:
- the LOC132609201 gene encoding histidine decarboxylase-like: MVLFTGVMNKIVTFSIPTDNIFNGNIKKVVKVPPPGPRKTMQIAVTEPGWRNNGPSPDYILDNYLNTLTQRVKYHLGFPENIRYDHHATLAPLLQFHLNNCGDPFTENPVDFHSKDFEVAVLDWFAKLWEIEQDEYWGYVTHGGTEGNLHGILVGRELLPNGILYASKDSHYSVFKAARMYKIDLEMINTSINGEMDYSDLKAKLLHNKDKPAIINITIGTTFKGATDDIDVILQTLKDCGYSHEKFYIHCDAALNGLIIPFIKNMISFKKPIGSVTVSGHKFLGCPMPCGVQITRKSCIANLSRKVEYIASMDATISGSRNGLTPILLWYSLSSRGQIGLQEDVQRCLDNAKYLKDRLQQAGISVMLNELSTIVVFERPLDHEFTRHWQLSCVRNIAHVIVMPSITRETLDNFFVDLVQQRKMWYQDGRVQPPCVADDIGAQNCACTHHNGQYSLKAKKTMATIG, from the exons ATGGTGCTTTTCACTGGAGTAATGAACAAAATAGTCACATTTTCGATTCCGACTGATAATATTTTCAATGGCAACATCAAGAAAGTGGTGAAAGTGCCGCCGCCAGGGCCAAGGAAGACAATGCAAATAGCCGTGACAGAGCCAGGGTGGAGAAACAATGGTCCTTCACCGGACTATATATTGGATAATTATTTAAACACACTTACACAACGAGTCAAGTATCATCTTG GTTTTCCCGAGAACATACGTTATGATCACCATGCCACTTTAGCTCCACTTTTGCAATTTCACTTGAATAACTGTGGTGATCCTTTCACGGAGAACCCTGTGGATTTTCATTCAAAAGATTTCGAAGTGGCTGTTTTGGATTGGTTTGCCAAATTATGGGAAATTGAACAGGATGAATATTGGGGTTATGTTACACATGGTGGCACAGAAGGCAATCTTCATGGTATTTTGGTAGG GAGAGAGTTACTTCCTAATGGGATTTTATACGCGTCAAAAGACTCTCACTATTCAGTCTTTAAAGCTGCAAGAATGTACAAAATAGATTTGGAAATGATCAACACATCAATAAATGGAGAGATGGACTATTCAGATCTGAAAGCAAAATTGCTTCACAACAAGGACAAACCAGCAATTATAAACATTACTATTG GAACTACATTCAAAGGCGCTACTGATGacattgatgttattcttcaaACACTTAAAGATTGTGGCTATTCCCACGAAAAGTTTTACATCCATTGTGATGCAGCACTCAATGGGCTTATTATCCCCTTCATAAAAAAT ATGATTAGCTTTAAGAAGCCAATTGGGAGTGTCACAGTTTCTGGCCATAAGTTCTTGGGATGTCCAATGCCTTGTGGCGTTCAAATAACAAGAAAAAGTTGCATCGCTAACCTCTCAAGAAAAGTGGAATACATTGCTTCTATGGATGCCACAATTTCTGGCAGTAGAAACGGTTTGACTCCAATTTTATTGTGGTACAGTTTGAGCTCTAGAGGTCAAATTGGGCTACAAGAAGATGTTCAGAGATGCCTCGACAACGCCAAATATTTGAAAGATCGTCTTCAACAAGCAGGGATCAGTGTTATGCTCAATGAGTTGAGCACTATAGTTGTATTTGAGAGGCCTCTTGACCATGAATTTACTCGTCATTGGCAGCTTTCTTGTGTGAGAAATATTGCACATGTTATTGTTATGCCAAGTATCACTAGAGAAACACTAGACAATTTCTTCGTTGATTTAGTGCAACAAAGAAAAATGTGGTACCAAGATGGAAGAGTTCAGCCTCCTTGTGTTGCGGATGATATTGGTGCTCAGAATTGTGCATGCACTCATCATAATGGTCAATATTCCTTAAAGGCAAAGAAGACCATGGCCACAATTGGATGA